From Impatiens glandulifera chromosome 7, dImpGla2.1, whole genome shotgun sequence:
GGGTAAAGattcttttaaaaagaaattgcTCACAAATCATGAGACTTGCATACCACTCTGAACAAAAAGAACAACTAAGCAACTACAATATTAGGTTTtttaacacacaaaaaaaactaGTAAATTAGGTAGGCACCATTACATAGAAGAATGTTTCACAGCATTAGAAGAAAGGTTTTTGTTATCTCTTAAATAAATCGTTTTTTGaagaaactattttattttcgaGTCACCATATTATACTACTTTACTTTTCAACCGCTACTTTTTATCCTAGAATTTATGGGTGAACATATCTTGGGTTGACACAAACcctaactaaaatattaatttgggtcagttatttgggttggattggtttaatttgggttgggtaaGGGTTAACTAAATTatccaaatttaatatatttaatttaattctctcatatcaatccaatataaactaaccaTTTTTAAACTCCAATATATTCTTTTAACTTTTACTATGTTGATCTCCATTACAGTCAAATAgaaaatttagtaattaaaatatcaaaataattataaaaaaatcaaaattatgttaaacggatcaaaatacgtataataatgtcaaagaTATATTAGACGGagcaaaaaacaaattaaacggACCGAAATTGTTTAATGTGTCATAAGTGTGTTAAACGGGCCAAAAtctgttaaacatgttaaatatgccaaaccgtgttaaacgtgtcaataatgtgttaaacgtaacaaaatgtttaaaacgtgtcgaacacgtattaaatgtgccaaaaacgtgttaaacgtgccaaaacttgttaaacatgccaaaaacgtgttaaacatacaaaaacatattcaacatataaaaaacatattaagtGTACCAagaacatgttaaacgtgcacaaacgtgttaaacgtgtcaataatgtgttaaacgtgtcaataatgtgttaaacgtaacaaaatgtttaaaacgtgtcgaacacgtattaaatgtgccaaaaacgtgttaaacgtgccaaaacttgttaaacatgccaaaaacgtgttaaacatacaaaaacatattcaacatataaaaaacatattaagtGTACCAagaacatgttaaacgtgcacaaacgtgtcaataatgtgttaaacgtgtcaaaaatgtgtttaacgtacCAAAACCgtaacgtgtcaaaaacgtgttaaatgtgccaaaatatgataaatatatcaaaaacattttaaatgtgtttgatatgttaaaaacgtgttaaacgtgccaaaacgtgaaaaacatgttaaacttgtgaaaacgtgttaaacatgctagaaaatgtcaaaaacatgttaaacttgtcaaaaacgttttaaatgtgttatgtataccaaaaatgtgtaaaacaggtcgaaacatgttaaatatatttaaaacgtgttaaaatgccaaaatgtgttaaacatgtcaaaaatgtattaaacgtgcctaaaatgtgttaaaagtgtcaaaaacgtattaaatgtgtcaaacgtgtcaaacgtgtaaaacgtgtcaaaaggGTATTTagcgtgccaaaatgtgttaaacatgtcaaaaatatgttaaacgtgccaaaacgtgttaaaaatgccaaaatttgttaaacatgtcaataaCGTGTTAAttatgtcaaaaatatattaaacgtgtgtaatatgtcaaaaacgtgttaaacatgccaaaattttcaagaatgtgttaaacgtgttaaacatgttataatgtcaaaacgtgttagaattgccaaaaatgtttaaaatgttttaaacatgccaaaaatgtgttaaacgtgtcataaatatgttaaatgtgtaaaaagaaatgtgttaaacatgcccaaaatgtgttaaacatgtcaaaaacgtgttaaaacatgtTGAATATGTCAACAATGCGTTAAACGTGGCAAAAACGAGATAAattttaaacgtgtcaaaaacatgttaaacatgtccaaaatgtgttaaaaatttcaaaacgtgttaagcgtgcAAAAACTTGTTAATCATGCATAAAAATGTTAggcgtgcaaaaacgtgtttaacgttcaaaaaatatgtaaaattgattaaaacgagttacatactaattaaaactaaaaacgtattaaGTGAGTCAAAACAGAATAAACGAATCAAATACTAGATAAACGAGTTAAAAACGTGGTGAATaagttaaaaacgtattaaattatgtaaaatgaattaaataattattaaacggatcaaaatgtgttaaccgggacaaaaatgttttaaatattaaacgagtaaAAAACGTAATAAATGTGTTACAAATTGTCGTTTGTCTCGATCGTGCCGTTTGTGCCgttcgtgtcgttcgtgccgttTGTGCTGTTCGTAGCAATTTAAAATAAAGctattcaaaatttgaatttatttgatttgaaaaatatgGCCGTTAAATTATAAGCGGGAAAAATGGTTTATATATAAGACATAATTGCATACTTGAAGTTCAAGTTTTTCTAAATATAAGACACCAATTGCTTACACTTAAGTTCAAGTTTCTCTCTTTTTTACATACAAACATAAGACATCCATTACATACTTGAAGTTCAAGTTACTCTCTATTTCGCTTTCGATTATAATCCATCGTTGGACAGGAAACCAACATTATCACCATCTTCGTCATGGATCAATGGATTGATTTTTTCATGACTCGATTGGTGGATAATGTTTCTATTATAGATGATACGACTATACAATCCACTAATCATTATGAATATGGATACGATTTTCAGTATTCATTCAATATGAATcatgatcttcatcttcaatatTCTGCAATCGATTCTTCAAGTGCAATGTGGCATTATCATGAACAACTTGATTTCTTCGATTATTACAATTATTTCAGACATCAGAAACTAATGCCAGGTAAAACTTACAAAATATCCATTCACCATGAgttttaatttttctcttaaTGTGAGCATAAAATGTGGATATTATGAATATCAAGAAACGAATATCAAGAATTCTAATCATTTTCTCATGTTACAGGATATCAAGAACACTCATCTTACGGATATTACCCTAATGTTCATAATCATCATCCAATGAGACACACATCTTCAGTCGCATACCAAACTGGTTTGGAATTGACGGACAACACGCCACCAACACAAAACAACTACTTACCATATCACATAACAGATGTACTATTTTTACCTTTGTCTTTAGACTAGATTAGCTTGGTTGATTGTTTATTTAGtagtagttaattaattaaaaatattgttttttgaataaaataggAAGTTGTGGTGCTCGACATTTCTGAAATGATTAACAATCATTTTGTTGTTGATCGTCAAAGTGATATTGATATGTATTTGGATATAGACAACATTTCTTATGAggtaattaaacaattaattggtGTTTACATTTATGTCGTAATTTTTGTGTCTTATGATtcaaaatgtttaatttcaGGAGCTTCTTTTATTGGGTGAACAAATTGGTAGACATGTTGAAACAGGCATATCAGAAGAGAGCATCAATCTTAGAACACGGGACCATTTAATTCCCGAGACTCAAGcatctttttcttcaaatcaaggaGGAACTAATGATTTTTGTGTTATATGTCAGGTAAATCATATTAATACAATAACTATCTtcttttattatgataacaactaattgtctttctttttttgaatttataggAGGAATATATGATGAAAGAGAAGATTGGAGGTCTTGATTGTGGGCATGAATTCCATGTTGATTGCATAAAGAGATGGATACTTATAAACAACATTTGTCCCATCTGCAAATCTCCTGGAATTCCTATAGCTGAAGAAAGATAACATTCTTTTTAAGTTTTGTAATCAGTTTATAAGAAATATCTTTAGTTTAatttaagaacataaatcttcagaatattaattgttaataattCAAGTTAGATAgattttggttttaaattttataatttattttctcaatattttgaaattatcatGGATGGTTAGCAAGATTCATTCtacaacattaataataataataatcaaaataataaaaaataagttgtaTAATAATGGTCTTTATCCATCATACCAACAAACAATCTCCCAAGATGGTGCATTGATTTGATGCAAACTTAAAAATCTCACAACTGAAACATGATATTAGATTCAAGATTCAACATGTactataaaaacataaaacatgAATACATAGGAAAAGCGAAGAAAtgtagaaaatatattaaaaattcgtAGCAAACAAATAAGAagagtatttttaattataatttgttagtgACCCATCTCTTTCGGGAACAATATTTGGGTAAAGattcttttaaaaagaaattgcTCACAAATCATGAGACTTGCATACCACTCTGAACAAAAAGAACAACTAAGCAACTACAATATTAGGTTTtttaacacacaaaaaaaactaGTAAATTAGGTAGGCACCATTACATAGAAGAATGTTTCACAGCATTAGAAGAAAGGTTTTTGTTATCTCTTAAATAAATCGTTTTTTGaagaaactattttattttcgaGTCACCATATTATACTACTTTACTTTTCAACCGCTACTTTTTATCCTAGAATTTATGGGTGAACATATCTTGGGTTGACACAAACcctaactaaaatattaatttgggtcagttatttgggttggattggtttaatttgggttggttaaggATTAACTAAATTatccaaatttaatatatttaatttaattctctcatatcaatccaatataaactaaccaTTTTTAAACTCCAATATATTCTTTTAACTTTTACTATGTTGATCTCCATTACAGTCAAATAgaaaatttagtaattaaaatatcaaaataattataaaaaaatcaaaattatgttaaacggatcaaaatacgtataataatgtcaaagaTATATTAGACGGagcaaaaaacaaattaaacggACCGAAATTGTTTAATGTGTCATAAGTGTGTTAAACGGGCCAAAAtctgttaaacatgttaaatatgccaaaccgtgttaaacgtgtcaataatgtgttaaacgtaacaaaatgtttaaaacgtgtcgaacacgtattaaatgtgccaaaaacgtgttaaacgtgccaaaacttgttaaacatgccaaaaacgtgttaaacatacaaaaacatattcaacatataaaaaacatattaagtGTACCAagaacatgttaaacgtgcacaaacgtgttaaacgtgtcaataatgtgttaaacgtgtcaaaaatgtgtttaacgtacCAAAACCgtaacgtgtcaaaaacgtgttaaatgtgccaaaatatgataaatatatcaaaaacgttttaaatgtgtttgatatgttaaaaacgtgttaaacgtgccaaaacgtgaaaaacatgttaaacttgtgaaaacgtgttaaacatgctagaaaatgtcaaaaacgtgttaaacttgtcaaaaacgttttaaatgtgttatgtataccaaaaatgtgtaaaacaggtcgaaacatgttaaatatatttaaaacgtgttaaaatgccaaaaatgtgttaaacatgtcaaaaatgtattaaacgtgcctaaaatgtgttaaaagtgtcaaaaacgtattaaacgtgtcaaacgtgtcaaacgtgtaaaacgtgtcaaaaggGTATTTagcgtgccaaaatgtgttaaacatgtcaaaaatatgttaaacgtgccaaaacgtgttaaaaatgccaaaatttgttaaacatgtcaataaCGTGTTAAttatgtcaaaaatatattaaacgtgtgtaatatgtcaaaaacgtgttaaacatgccaaaattttcaagaatgtgttaaacgtgttaaacatgttataatgtcaaaaacgtgttagaattgccaaaaatgtttaaaatgttttaaacatgccaaaaatgtgttaaacgtgtcataaatatgttaaatgtgtaaaaagaaatgtgttaaacatgcccaaaatgtgttaaacatgtcaaaaacgtgttaaaacatgtTGAATATGTCAACAATGCGTTAAACGTGGCAAAAACGAGATAAattttaaacgtgtcaaaaacatgttaaacatgtccaaaatgtgttaaaaatttcaaaacgtgttaagcgtgcAAAAACTTGTTAAGCATGCATAAAAATGTTAggcgtgcaaaaacgtgtttaacgttcaaaaaatatgtaaaattgattaaaacgagttacatactaattaaaactaaaaacgtattaaGTGAGTCAAAACAGAATAAACGAATCAAATACTAGATAAACGAGTTAAAAACGTGGTGAATaagttaaaaacgtattaaattatgtaaaatgaattaaataattattaaacggatcaaaatgtgttaaccgggacaaaaatgttttaaatattaaacgagtaaAAAACGTAATAAATGTGTTACAAATTGTCGTTTGTCTCGATCGTGCCGTTTGTGTCGTTTGTGCCGTTTGTGCCGTTCGTGCCGTTTGTGTCGTTCGTAGAGATTTAAAATAAAGctattcaaaatttgaatttatttgatttgaaaaatatgGCGTTTAAATTATAAGCGGGAAAAAGGGTTTATATATAAGACATAATTGCATACTTGAAGCTCAAGTTTTTCTAATTATAAGACACCAATTGCTTACACTTGAAGTTCAAGTTTCTCTCTTTTTTACATACGAACATAAGACATCCATTGCATACTTGAAGTTCAAGTTTCTCTCTTTTTCTCATTCGATTATAATCCATCGTTGGACGGGAAACCAACATTATCATCATCTTCGTCATGGATCAATGGATTGATTTTTTCATGACTCGATTGGTGGATAATGTTTCTATTATAGATGATATGAGTATACAATCCACTAATCATTATGAATATGGATACGATTTTCAGTATTCATTCAATATGAATcatgatcttcatcttcaatatTCTGCAATCGATTCTTCAAGTGCAATGTGGCCTTATCATGAACAACTTGATTTCTTGGATTATTACAATTATTTCAGACTTCATCAACTAATGCCAGGTAAATCTTACAAAATATCCACTCACCATGAgttttaatttttctcttaaTGTGAGCATAAAATGTGGATATTATGAATATCAAGAAACGAATATCAAGAATTCTAATCATTTTCTCATGTTACAGGATATCAAGAACACTCATCTTACGGATATTACCCTAATGTTCATAATCATCATCCAATGAGGCACGCATCTTCAGTCGCATACCAAACTGGTTTGGAGTTGACAGACCACACGCCACCAACACCAAACAACTACTTACCATATCACATAGCAGATGTATTATTTTTACCTTTGTCTTTAGACTAGATTAGCTTGGTTGATTGTTTATTTAGtagtagttaattaattaaaaatattattttttgaataaaataggAAGTTGTGGTGCTCGACATTTCTGAAATGATTAACAATCATTTTGTTGTTGATCGTCAAAGtgatattgatatttatttggATATAGACAACATTTCTTATGAGGTAATTCAACAATTAATTGTTGTTTATATTTATGTCGTAATTTTGTGTCTTATGATtcaaaatgtttaatttcaGGAGCTTCTTTTATTGGGTGAACAAATTGGTAGACATGTTGAAACAGGCATATCAGAAGAGAGCGTCAATCTTAGAACACGGGACCATTTAATTCCCGAGACTCAagcatttttttcttcaaatcaaggaGGAACTAATGATTTTTGTGTTATATGTCAGGTAAATCATATTAATACAATAACTATCTtcttttattatgataacaattaattgtctttctttttttgaatttataggAGGAATATATGATGAAAGAGAAGATTGGAGGTCTTGATTGTGGGCATGAATTCTATGTTGATTGCATAAAGAGATGGATACTTATAAACAACATTTGTCCCATCTGCAAATCTCCTGGAATTCCTATAGCTGAAGAAagataatattctttttaagtTTTGTAATCAGTTTATAAGAAATATTGTTTATGAatcaaactttttattttgtaagataGTTCTTCAGATACAAGAGTTTCTAATgcaaaataatgttttgttgaGAGAAAGTACGATTTCAACATAGTTTCATCTCGCTGTAATTGAATGATGATAAATAACcaagaaaataacaaatattgaGCCAACAGATGTTATATAAATTACAGACCATTCTTTTGAagaatatgaatatttaaaatgagaaaCAGAATGTTTGCCAAGAACTTGCAAATGCATAGAACAAAGGAAATAGAAAATAACAAGATCAAACTTGCCAACAACCATGGTCAAGGTTTTGATGTAGCTATGAATGATCTTTGAGAACTCTTTCTAGCTTCATATCGACCAGGCAATGCTCGAACCTCGAAGCCACACACATCTAGCAATTGGGA
This genomic window contains:
- the LOC124909633 gene encoding RING finger protein 44-like is translated as MDQWIDFFMTRLVDNVSIIDDTTIQSTNHYEYGYDFQYSFNMNHDLHLQYSAIDSSSAMWHYHEQLDFFDYYNYFRHQKLMPGYQEHSSYGYYPNVHNHHPMRHTSSVAYQTGLELTDNTPPTQNNYLPYHITDEVVVLDISEMINNHFVVDRQSDIDMYLDIDNISYEELLLLGEQIGRHVETGISEESINLRTRDHLIPETQASFSSNQGGTNDFCVICQEEYMMKEKIGGLDCGHEFHVDCIKRWILINNICPICKSPGIPIAEER
- the LOC124909634 gene encoding RING finger protein 44-like; the encoded protein is MDQWIDFFMTRLVDNVSIIDDMSIQSTNHYEYGYDFQYSFNMNHDLHLQYSAIDSSSAMWPYHEQLDFLDYYNYFRLHQLMPGYQEHSSYGYYPNVHNHHPMRHASSVAYQTGLELTDHTPPTPNNYLPYHIADEVVVLDISEMINNHFVVDRQSDIDIYLDIDNISYEELLLLGEQIGRHVETGISEESVNLRTRDHLIPETQAFFSSNQGGTNDFCVICQEEYMMKEKIGGLDCGHEFYVDCIKRWILINNICPICKSPGIPIAEER